In Equus przewalskii isolate Varuska chromosome 22, EquPr2, whole genome shotgun sequence, the following proteins share a genomic window:
- the NINJ1 gene encoding ninjurin-1: MDSVPEDFELNGELHPGSLASPDVRRPRRGPNRPINVNHYANKKSAAESMLDIALLMANASQLKAVVEQGPSFAFFFPLVVLISISLLLQICVGVLLIFLVKYDLNNPAKHAKLDFLNNLATGLVFVIVVINIFITAFGVQKPVVDVASQQ; encoded by the exons ATGGACTCGGTCCCCGAGGACTTCGAGCTTAACGGCGAGCTGCACCCGGGCTCGCTCGCCTCCCCGGACGTCCGG CGACCCCGCAGGGGCCCGAACCGGCCCATCAACGTGAACCATTATGCCAACAAGAAGAGTGCAGCCGAGAGCATGCTGGACATCGCGCTGCTGATGGCGAACGCCTCCCAGCTGAAGGCCGTGGTGGAGCAGGGCCCGAGCTTTGCCTTCTTCTTCCCCCTGGTGGTCCTCATCTCCATCTCCCTCCTGCTGCAGATCTGTGTGGGCGTGCTGCTCATCTTCCTCG TCAAGTACGACCTCAACAACCCTGCCAAGCACGCCAAGCTGGACTTCCTCAACAACCTGGCCACCGGCCTGGTCTTCGTCATTGTCGTGATCAACATCTTCATCACCGCCTTTGGCGTCCAGAAGCCCGTGGTGGACGTGGCCTCCCAGCAGTAG